In one Bartonella grahamii subsp. shimonis genomic region, the following are encoded:
- a CDS encoding DUF2125 domain-containing protein, giving the protein MLSKSFQISSSQKSFSLSYLICGLVCLALIFIYSALWVFFSRKIEDQVSDIFAKASSYNMAAVCGNVRKDGYPLRIGVVCDNFQFSWPLHGVSLSTGRLTAGAPIYAPHLVEFNVHSPASIVFSGQTSIVSRWRNLVIETEPYWKTGKTLKFIAEGLEISPLSSSLEDQKPQEALGAQRTDKKTTQENVEDQASLQNTHDMITQPLETKDTPQKITAEFLRFDLKHEKNDLLGNITFDGFDVSLIFTSSFVDVPKIDGNLKVILNDISFLSEDEGKNWQQRLYGKSGLLKQGELTFHTGGGLRISGPFSFDEEGYLTAEFELVHIQPMKFLNTLQRLFPAQDNNLQALFFILGALPKNADGAPVLPLLINNGWVKLGFLKLGRLAPL; this is encoded by the coding sequence ATGTTGTCTAAATCCTTTCAAATATCGTCATCACAAAAAAGTTTTTCTTTGAGCTATTTAATTTGTGGGCTCGTTTGTCTTGCTCTGATATTTATTTATAGCGCACTCTGGGTTTTTTTTTCACGTAAAATAGAAGACCAAGTTTCTGATATATTTGCAAAAGCGTCTTCCTATAATATGGCGGCGGTATGTGGTAATGTGCGTAAAGATGGTTATCCTTTACGTATCGGTGTTGTTTGCGACAATTTCCAATTTTCTTGGCCTTTACATGGGGTTTCCTTATCGACAGGGCGTTTGACAGCTGGTGCACCAATTTATGCACCTCATTTGGTTGAGTTTAATGTTCATTCTCCTGCATCAATTGTTTTTTCCGGACAAACTTCCATAGTATCGCGTTGGCGCAATTTGGTTATTGAAACAGAACCTTATTGGAAAACGGGTAAAACATTGAAGTTTATAGCTGAAGGGCTTGAAATTTCACCTCTTTCCTCTTCCCTTGAAGATCAAAAGCCCCAAGAAGCATTAGGAGCACAAAGAACAGATAAAAAAACGACACAGGAAAATGTAGAAGATCAAGCATCTTTGCAAAATACGCATGACATGATTACTCAGCCGTTAGAGACAAAAGATACGCCTCAAAAAATAACGGCAGAATTTTTGCGCTTTGATCTGAAACATGAAAAGAATGATTTATTGGGAAATATAACTTTTGACGGTTTTGATGTTTCTCTAATTTTTACATCTTCTTTTGTTGATGTCCCAAAAATTGATGGTAACTTGAAAGTGATTTTAAATGACATCTCTTTTTTGTCTGAAGATGAAGGAAAAAATTGGCAACAGCGACTGTATGGAAAAAGTGGGCTTTTAAAGCAAGGTGAATTGACTTTTCATACAGGTGGTGGGTTACGTATTAGTGGACCTTTTTCTTTTGATGAAGAAGGATATTTGACAGCAGAATTCGAACTTGTCCATATTCAGCCCATGAAGTTTCTTAACACTTTGCAGCGTTTATTTCCCGCGCAGGACAATAATCTTCAAGCGTTATTTTTTATTTTGGGTGCACTGCCTAAAAATGCCGATGGCGCTCCCGTTCTCCCCTTGCTCATTAACAATGGGTGGGTAAAATTAGGTTTTTTAAAACTTGGTCGTCTTGCTCCGCTTTAG